A stretch of Triticum aestivum cultivar Chinese Spring chromosome 1D, IWGSC CS RefSeq v2.1, whole genome shotgun sequence DNA encodes these proteins:
- the LOC123182276 gene encoding ras-related protein RABE1c: protein MAAPPARARADYDYLIKLLLIGDSGVGKSCLLLRFSDGSFTTSFITTIGIDFKIRTIELDQKRIKLQIWDTAGQERFRTITTAYYRGAMGILLVYDVTDESSFNNIRNWIRNIEQHASDNVNKILIGNKADMDESKRAVPTAKGQALADEYGIKFFETSAKTNLNVEQVFFSIARDIKQRLAETDSKPEDKTIKINKAEGGDAPAASGSACCGS, encoded by the exons ATGGCTGCGCCGCCGGCGAGGGCCCGGGCCGACTACGACTACCTCATCAAGCTCCTCCTCATCGGGGACAGCG GTGTTGGCAAGAGTTGCCTCCTTCTGCGGTTCTCTGATGGCTCCTTCACTACGAGCTTTATTACCACGATCGG TATTGACTTTAAGATCAGAACAATAGAGCTGGATCAGAAACGTATTAAGCTACAAATATGGGACACAGCTGGTCAAGAACGTTTCCGGACTATTACCACTG CGTATTACCGTGGAGCCATGGGTATCCTGCTTGTTTATGACGTCACCGACGAGTCATCTTTCAACA ACATAAGGAACTGGATCCGGAACATCGAGCAGCATGCCTCTGACAATGTCAACAAAATTTTGATTGGCAACAAGGCTGATATGGATGAGAGTAAAAGG GCTGTACCTACTGCGAAGGGGCAAGCTTTGGCTGATGAATACGGCATCAAGTTCTTTGAAACT AGTGCCAAGACAAACCTCAACGTGGAGCAAGTTTTCTTCTCCATTGCCCGCGACATTAAGCAGAGGCTTGCCGAGACCGATTCCAAGCCTGAG GACAAGACAATCAAGATTAACAAGGCAGAAGGCGGCGACGCCCCGGCAGCTTCGGGGTCTGCCTGCTGTGGCTCTTAA
- the LOC100682448 gene encoding 40S ribosomal protein S15a-1, which produces MVRVSVLNDALKSMYNAEKRGKRQVMIRPSSKVIIKFLIVMQKHGYIGEFEYVDDHRSGKIVVELNGRLNKCGVISPRFDVGVKEIEGWTARLLPSRQFGYIVLTTSAGIMDHEEARRKNVGGKVLGFFY; this is translated from the exons ATGGTGAGGGTTAGCGTCCTGAATGATGCTCTCAAGAGCATGTACAACGCTGAGAAGCGTGGCAAGAGGCAGGTCATGATCAGGCCTTCCTCAAAGGTTATCATCAAGTTCCTCATCGTCATGCAGAAGCACG GTTACATTGGTGAGTTTGAGTATGTTGATGACCACAGATCTGGCAAGATTGTTGTGGAGTTGAACGGCAGACTGAACAAGTGTGGAGTCATCAGCCCCCGCTTTGATGTTGGTGTCAAGGAGATCGAGGGATGGACCGCCAGGCTGCTTCCATCTCGTCAG TTTGGTTACATCGTCCTGACAACCTCTGCTGGCATCATGGATCACGAGGAAGCCAGGAGGAAGAACGTTGGTGGCAAAGTGCTAGGCTTTTTCTACTGA